In the Microtus pennsylvanicus isolate mMicPen1 chromosome 6, mMicPen1.hap1, whole genome shotgun sequence genome, one interval contains:
- the Rbm34 gene encoding RNA-binding protein 34 — MALGGKAPKRKKGQERRQSPEDGVGDAAANYQVGQVADSLWGGQRLSEGATGRLAALFSAAESQAAPVFVPVPQETPKKRKPDDEEESTSQIKRPVVPTPAKRMKVKKLSDAEERLANRESALASADLEEELHQDQGQERRRSQSRGKAAGGETLGVNLSHDGDQRRKIPLNPEEERLKNERTVFVGNLPVTCNKKKLKSFFKEYGQIESVRFRSVMPAEGTLTKKLAAIKRKFHPDQKSINAYVVFKEENAAAKALQRNGAEIAEGFRIRVDLASETTSRDKRSVFVGNLPYKIEDAALEKHFLDCGSIVAVRILRNPLTGVGRGFGYVLFENTDAVHLALKLNNSELMGRKLRVMRSVNKEKLKQPSSNPSLKNASKPKQKVTFSSKNAGCSKNAFIGEKAVLTKKKKGQKKKVKAKKPKNQQ, encoded by the exons ATGGCTTTGGGAGGGAAGGCACCCAAGAGGAAGAAGGGCCAGGAGCGGAG ACAGAGCCCTGAAGATGGCGTGGGGGACGCGGCCGCCAACTACCAGGTGGGACAGGTCGCCGACAGCCTGTGGGGCGGCCAGAGACTTTCCGAAGGCGCGACGGGGCGGCTGGCAGCTCTCTTCAGCGCCGCGGAGTCACAGGCTGCACCCGTGTTTGTGCCTGTGCCCCAG GAAACCcctaagaaaagaaaacctgatgatgaagaagaaagtaCATCCCAGATTaaaaggccagttgtgccaacCCCTGCCAAAAGGATGAAAGTGAAGAAACTCTCTGATGCAGAGGAGAGGCTGGCAAACAG GGAGAGTGCCCTAGCAAGTGCTGACCTAGAAGAAGAGCTTCATCAGGATCAGGGGCAGGAAAGGAGAAGGTCTCAGTCTCGTGGTAAAGCAGCAGGTGGAGAAACACTTGGTGTGAACCTCAGCCACGATGgagaccaaagaagaaaaatcccACTCAACCCTGAAGAAGAGCGGTTGAAAAACGAGAGGACTGTGTTTGTCGGCAACTTGCCTGTCACGTGTAATAAGAAG aaGCTGAAGTCATTCTTTAAAGAGTATGGACAGATAGAATCCGTACGATTTCGTTCTGTG atGCCAGCAGAGGGAACACTAACCAAAAAATTGGCTGCAATAAA ACGTAAATTTCACCCTGACCAGAAAAGCATCAACGCGTATGTAGTGTTCAAGGAAGAGAACGCTGCTGCAAAGGCGCTGCAGAG AAACGGGGCCGAGATTGCAGAAGGATTTCGTATTCGAGTTGATCTCGCATCTGAAACCACCTCT AGGGACAAGAGATCGGTGTTTGTGGGGAACCTTCCTTACA AAATTGAAGATGCTGCTTTGGAGAAACACTTTCTGGACTGTGGGAGCATTGTGGCGGTGCGGATCTTGAGAAACCCACTCACAGGAGTCGGTAGAGGGTTTGGCTATGTGCTCTTTGAG AATACAGATGCTGTTCATCTTGCTTTGAAGTTAAATaattctgagctaatgggaaGAAAATTGAGAGTCATGCGTTctgttaataaagaaaaactaaaacaaccaAGTTCAAACCCAAGCTTGAAGAATGCCAGTAAACCTAAGCAAAAAGTTACTTTTTCTTCCAAAAATGCAGGATGTTCCAAAAATGCATTTATTGGAGAAAAGGCAGTTctcacaaaaaagaagaaaggacaaaagaaaaaagtaaaagcaaagaaaccaaaaaatcAGCAGtaa